GTCGAGCGCGTGGAGCACCGACAGGGAGGGCTGGCCCCGGGCCGCCTCGATCATCCGCCGCGCCAGGGCCGCGCCGAGCATGCCCTCGCCACCGGTGCGCGAGGCGTGCGGTGCGAAGACGAACCAGTTGGGCCGCACGTTGCTGCTCCCTCCGGGCTGGAGCGTGGGATCCAACAGGCCGCCCAGCTCATAGGCGATCTGGATGTAGCCCTCGGTGATGCGCTGGTTGTCCTCCAGCGGGGTAGGGGGCTCGTCGGCGCGCGCGACGGGGGCCATCGCCACGGCGCTCAGCAACAGCAACAGCGAAAGTCGGTCCACGGTGATTCTCCAAGGGTGTGGGGGTCGGGTGGAGCGAGGCGCAGGGTAATCAGCACACGGGTGTTCCACACCCCTTCGTGGAGCACTCGCTCCGACTGTGTAGGCGTTGGGACGTTTGACCTCAAATCAGATCGGGCGTCAGTCCGGCGGAGGAGCGGGCGGGCTTCACGTGGTGCATGTGGCGCGGGGACGGACTCGTGTACCTTGCGCGGAGCTTCCTCTCCGAAGGTCGACAGAGTGCCTATCCGGACGCCGTCTTCGCGCCTCTCCCGTTCCTCCCTCACCCTTCAGAACCGGCTGTCGCAGCGGCTTGCTCGCGAGCGCGCCCCTCAGCCCCTGGACACGCCGGTGGTGCTGTCCGCCACCACGTCCAGCGCGCGCCTCGCCTTCGAGGTGTTGATGGCGCTGGATCTCGACGGGGACGGCCGGCTCACGGACCGGGATGCGGGACGCGCCCAGGAGCGTGGGCTGCGCTTCGCGGTGGACCTGGAGCTCGCCCCGGGCGCGCGCCTGGAGCTGGCCGGGGCGGAGCGGCTCTCGCATGCCGCGGATGTGCTCGCCGAGGAGATCCTCGAGGGGCGCGGCGACGTCTTCGGGCTGCCCGTGGAGCGGATGCTGGAGCCGCGCACCCAGACGCTGCGGCGGTTGATCGACGACGGCTGGAAGGGGCTCGTCCGCCGCTCGGATCGGGCCGAGGACCTGAAGAAGGCCCTGCGGGTGATGCCGGTGAAGGATCCGCAAGGCACGCAGCGTGTGTACGTGCCCGCGCGCGATCGCAAGGCCCTGAAGAAGCTGCGCGCCGAGGCCCGGCGCTCCGGCGGCCTGGAGATGGTGCCGCTCCAGAAGCCCCGCGCTACCGGGGACTGGGAGGCGCTCATGCGCCAGCCCGGCATGCTCTACCTCCCGCGCCCGTACATCGTTCCGGGCGGCCGCTTCGTGCAGATGTTCGGCTGGGACAGCTACTTCAACGCCCGCGGTGCCTTGACCTCCGGCCACTACGGGCTCGCGAGGGACATGCTGGAGAACCAGCTCTACGAGCTCGAGCACTACGGGAAGATTCCCAACTCGAACCTCAGCTACCACCTGTCGCGCACCCAGCCGCCGCTCATGCCCCGGCTGGCGCTGGAGCTGCACGCGGTGCGCGCGGACCGGCGTCTGCTCAAGCGCGCGGCCCGGGCGGCGGAGCAGGAGCTCGAGACCGTCTTCCGCACGGGCGCTCGCGCCACCCCGAGCGGGCTCTCCCGCTACAAGGACGACGCCGAGGGCCCCGACGCCGAGGACCTGTCGAAGTTCTACGCGGACTCGCGGCCGGACGACGCCGGGTTCCACCGCCATGACCGGGCCATCCGCGAGAGCGGCTGGGACATGTGCCACCGCTTCGGCCAGGCCACGCACCACCACGAGCCGGTGTGCCTCAACTCGCTGCTGTTCCAGTACGAGATGGACGTGGCGGGGTTGCTCCGGCAGGTGGAAGGGGAGGACTCGCTGAAGGCGGCGCGGTACGCCCGGGCGGCGAAGGCCCGGGTGCGCACCATGCGCACGCGCTTCTGGGACGCCGAGCAGGGGCTGTTCTTCGACTACGACTTCGTGGCCGGACGCCGCTCCCGCTACGAGTGCCTGGCGGCTTTCTATCCGCTGTGGACGGGCTGGGCCTCGCGGGAGGAGGCCGCCCTGGTGGCCGCGGCGCTCCCGCGCTTCCTGCATGACGGAGGGCTGACCTCGAGCAGCCGCGCCTCGCGCGAGGCGGCGGGCGGAGAGGACTTGCAGTGGGACTGGCCGTTCGGCTGGGCGCCGCACCAGATCATCGCGGTGGAGGGCCTGCGCCGTTACGGCTTCCACGCCGAGGCCGATGCGGTGGCCTACCGCTGGCTGTCCATGGTGTTGGACATCGCGGGGAGCCACAACGGCCTCATCAAGGAGAAGTACGACGTGGTGAGGCGGTCGGCCGAGGTGTCCGTCGAGTACGGCAACCAGGGCGCGGATCGTGGAGCGCTGATGGCCCCCAGGTCCGAGCGGACGCTGGGCTTCGCCTGGACGAACGCCTCGGTGGTGCTGCTGATGGACGGGCTGTCTCCCGGGCTGCGCGAGGCGCTCGACGCGGGCATTCCCGCCGACCGGGTGCTCGGTCCGCGCGATGAGGGCGGCCGGGGCCGCTCCCGGAAGAAGCGGGCCTCCCAGTCCGTCGCGTGACCGCTGGGGGGGCAGTCACTTCTTTCCAGTCGAGGGGAAATTCGCGTGCGCCGGGTGCTCCTGTAGGGGTACAAACCACCCGCCTGGCAGTTCCTGGCAGGAGTGCGGATGAGGATCCAGCGCATCGAACTCGAGAATTTTCGCAGCTTCGCGTCCCGTACGTTCGATCTCGCGCCATCATTCAACCTCCTCATCGGTGACAACGGCGCCGGGAAGACGGCCATCCTCGATGCGCTCGCCATCGGCGCCGGGGCGATCTTTCTCGGCCTGGATGGAGCATCGCCTCCGGGCATCCACCGCGATGACGTGCGCCGTGTCACGCATGGGTTGGGGGATGTGCCCTCCCTCGAGGCCATCTATCCATCGAGGATCACCTGCTCTGGAACCGTCGGGGACACGTCCATGGATTGGACGCGGACCCTCGAGGGCCCGAAGAAGCACACGACGCACGGCGGCGCCGGTGACCTGGCCCGGCTCGCGGAGAACTGGAGCGAGCAGGTGCGCGCTGGCGCGGAGCTCACCCTCCCGCTCGTCTCGTACTACGGCACGGGGCGGTTGTGGCTCCAGCGGCGTACGCGGCATTCCACGGCTTCCGACGGTGCGCGCGTCCTGCGGCCCGGCTCCAGGCTTCGCGGCTACGCGGGCTGCCTCGATCCCTCCTCCGACCACAAGGGCTTCGTCTCCTGGTTCAAGACGATGGAGCTGATCCAGCTCCAAAAAGGCCAGAAACTTGGAACACTCGATGCGGTGAAGCACTCGATTCGCAAGTGCCTGCGCGGTTGGGACGAGGTGCTCTACGACGTACGGCTCGGTACCCTGGTGGCCCGTAGTCAGGACAGGCAGTTGCCTTTCGAGATGCTGAGCGACGGCGTCCGCAACATGCTGGCCATGGTGGGCGATATCGCGTACCGGACCGCCACCTTGAACCCGCACCTGCGGGAGCAGGCCCCTTCGAAGACCCCCGGCATCGTTCTCATCGATGAGCTGGATCTGCACCTGCATCCGCACTGGCAGCGGGAGGTGGTGGATGATCTGCGCAGTGTCTTTCCGGCCATCCAGTTCGTGGCCACCACGCACTCGCCATTCATCATCCAGTCCCTGCGCAAGAACGAGCTCATCAACCTCGATGATCCGGCGAGGGAGACGCTACCGAGCCGCAGCATCGAGGACATCGCCGAGGAGGTGATGGGGGTCGAGGTTCCGCAGCGCAGCCACCGGCACAAGGAAATGATGGCGGCGGCGCGTGCGTACTATGAGGCGCTCGAGGAGGCGAAGGGCACCAGTGGGGAGCGGCTGGAGGAGCTCAAGCGGAGGCTGGATGAGCTCTCCGCTCCGTTCAGCGACGACGTCGCCTATCACGCGTTCCTCGAGATGCAGCGGCGCGCGGCGAAGCTCCCGGGAGATGCCGGGTGAGGCCCGTGGTGCGCGGCTCCTGGCCGTTGGACGCCGAGGGCAAGCCACGGTCCTTCCCGGAGTACTCCGAGGCACGAGGTGAGCTGATCGCCCGGATGGGTGAGTACTGCTCGTTCTGCGAGAGCCAGCTCAATGCGAGCCTCGCTGTCGAGCACGTCCTTCCGAAGGAGCGTCATCCGGAGTACGAGCTGGACTGGAACAACTTCCTGCTCGCGTGCGTGAACTGCAACAGCACGAAGGGCGACAAGCCCATCAAACTGGCGAGCTACTACTGGCCCGATCGCGACAACACGGCCCGCGCCTTCTCCTATGGTGCCGATGGAGTCGTGAGACCCGCACCGGGGCTGACGGATGAGCAGCAGCAGATCGCGCAACGCACGATCGGGCTCACCGGGCTCGACAAGACACCCAAGACCCATGCGAAGGCGAGCGACCGGCGCTGGATGCATCGCCGTGATGCATGGGGGCGTGCCGAGCGCGCGCGTGTCTGTCTCGCCACCCACGACACCGAGGCCATGCGGCAAAGCATCGTCGAGCAGGCGACGGCGCTCGGGTTCTGGTCGATCTGGATGACGGTCTTCGCCGCGGATCTGGATATGCGCCGACGGCTCATCACCGCGTTCGTGGGAACCCCGGTGGATTGTTTCGATGCGCGAACGCTGGAACCGGCTCACCGCCCGGGAGGCGCGCTCTAACCCGGGCTCAGCGCCCGAAGGTGCCCAGGTTCAGCACCGTCACGCTCAGGCCCCAGTCGAAGCTCGTCCCGGGGCCCACCCGCGCCCAGGAGTTGAGCCGCCAGCAGTCGCACGAGGGGCTGAACGAGACGCTCAGCGTCTGGGAGAACAGCTCGGCCACATCACAGCGCGCGGGATCCTTCCGCTGCACCTCGGCCCCGTAGCCCACGTTCAAGCCGAATGGCAGGCGCGTCTCGGCGCCCAGCAGCAGGTGGTCGATCGGCTTGTTGATGAACGCGTCCGCGCTCGAGCAGGACGCGCCCGCGCTCGGGCCCGGCTCCTGGGGGGCGAGGGGAGGGGGCAGCAGCATGTCGATGGGCCGGCGCACCTGCTCCGAGCTCGCCAGGGCCCGCTCGTAGCCGGTGCTCACGCTCAGCCTGTCCGGGATGATGCTCCAGCCGATCCTCGCCGACACCTGCGTCAGCCGCTCCTCCGTTTCGGGGGTGAAGAGATCCAGCCGGCCCCGGGCCTCCGCCGTCACCGGTCCCAGCACCGCCAGGATGCGGCCGGACGTCTCGCCCAGCCGCCGCTCCAGGAAGTCCACGCTCTGCACCACGTCCAGCCGTCCCAGCTCGCGCGTCCCCGAGGGCCCGGCGCGTGCGAGCAGCTTCTGGCGCAGCGCCACCTGACCCTGGAAGAACCCATTCGCGGGCACGGCGGCATCCACCTCGTCATAGACCTGGGGCGAGCCCTGGCCGAACACATGCGGCACCGCGCGCACCTCCACCGAGGGCCGGATGCTGTGGCGGAGCGCGTTGGCTCCCTCTCCGAACACCCGCGACAGCTCCGTGTCCAGGTGCGCGCCCACCATCCCGTAGCCCCGGTGGTTCGTCTCCCGCGTCGCTTCGTAGAGGTAGAGGCTCTCGCGCACCGCCAGGTACGGGGTGAGCCGCAGCACGCCGCCCAGGTCGAAGGTGGCGTTCACGCGCGGCATCACGTCCAGCCGGGTGCGGGCCTGACGCTCGCCGGGATCGAAACGGCCGTTGCCCTGGGTGCCATCCGCGTCCGGCAGGAGCGGCCAGTGGATGCCGTCCGTGCCCTCGTCTCCCAGCAGCCCGTCGATCGGTGAGAGCCGGGACAGCTCCACCTCCACGCCACCGCTGAGCGGGCCGAGCAGCGGCACCGTGGGCAGTGCGTACCGCAGCGTGGGCAGCTCCTGGAAGACAGGTGGACGCGGGGCGTCGCCGAACAGCGGATGGCCCCAGCGGATGTCCTGGCGGTAGGCGAGGGCGAGCCCCGCGTAGTCGTCCGTGCCCCGGTGGTACACCGTGGCCGTGGAGGGGACGTAGTAGTACGAGCGGGCGAACGCCGAGTTGGTCGTGGTGTCCGCGAAGAGGAAGCCGTCCGAGAAGAGCTTCACGTCCGCCCGCGCGAAGAAATCGTTGCCGAGCTTCTGCCGGTGCTCCAGCAGGCCCCAGCCGCGCAGTCCCCGCGGCGGCGCGCCGGGCGCGAGCACGTTGTAGTTGAGGGGATCCCGCTCGGGCTTCAGATCGTAGACGAGCTGCATCCACAGCCGCCCCTCCATCGCGGGATGGCCCTCGGGGTCGGCGAGGGGCACGTACCGGAGCTCGGTGGACAGGCGCGGACCCTTCACGCCGAGCGAGCCCCGGGTGGGATCCGCGGGCTCGGTGCCGAACGCGTACCCCGGGGAGAGCGTGAGATCGTAGCTCCGCCCGAGCGTGAGGAAGACCGGCTGGTCCAGCTGGAACCCGCTCAGACCCGAGCCCGTCACCTCGGGCAGGAGCAGGCCGCTCGCGCGCTGGGCCAGGGGCAGGTAGACCCACGGCAGCAGCAGGACGGGCACGCCGTACACGCGCACCGCGGGCAGGGTGAGGGTGGCGCTCTCGTCGGGCTTCAACTTCGCGCTGCTCGTGGAGATGCGCCAGGTCGGCGTGGTCACGTCGCAGTCACACGGCGTGAAGGACGACTCCTCCAGCACGTACGAGCCATCCTCCTCGATGCGCAGGCCCCGGGTGGTGAAGGAGAAGGCGTTCTTGCCCACCTTCGCCAGCTGCTCGGCGGTCTCCTGCGCGGCGAGCTCCTCCGGGGTCACGTTCTCCTTCTGCACGAAGGCGGCGCCCTCGCCGTTGGCGTTCTCGGCCGTCAGGGTGCGTGTCTGGCGGTCCAGGGTGAGGCGCTCGGCGAAGCCGACCAGGCCGCGCATCACCAGCAGCACATTGCCGCGGGCCTCCGCCACCTGCGTGGTGTGGTTGTAGGAGATTTCATCGGCGCGGATGACCGACGTCCCCGAGCGCAGCACCGCGTTCTTCCGGGCGACGATGAGGACGCCGGGCTCGGTCTCGACGCGCAGGTCCCCCTTGAGCTCCACCGTGTCTCCCAGGAGCTCTCCGGGCGAGGCGGGCACCGGCAGCTGCCCGGAGGCGGTGGTGAGGGCAAGGGTGAGGAGCAGGACAACCATGGGAGCGGGCACTCAAGACCAACGCCGGTCCTTCGGCAATGGACTATCCTCAGGACACCATGCCGACCGACGACAAGAAGAGCACGACGAAGAAGGCAGCGAACACCCAGGCGAAGCCCGCGGCCTCCAAGGCCGCGCCCGCGGCCGCCAAGAAGGTCCACAAGGCCGGCAAGCCGTCCAACCCCTTCCTCGTGGAGAATCCGCCGCCGCGGATGCGCGGCAACCGCAAGTAGCTCCTGGGCGGTCAGGAGTGGGTGGCGGGATGGAAGGGAGTAGAATTCGTTCTGCTTTCTTCTAAAATGAGAACTTCACTCGTGGAGACCGCGCTGAGAAGCTGTCTCCACCTGCCACCGAGGTAGCACGATGAAGCGAAATGCCCGGATGTTCGCGGTGATGCTCGGACTCGGAGTCGCAGGGGGGGCGTGGGCCGCGAAGCCACAAGGGGCGGTGGGTCCGGACATCTCGAACGCGGTGAGGACGCAGAAGGCCGTGGGTCCGATCATCAAGAACGCGGTGAAGAGCGAAAAGGCCGTGGGTCCGCTCAGAAGCGTCGCGGTGAAGAGCGACAAGGCCGTGGGTCCGATCATCATCAACGCGGTGAAGAGCGACAAGGCCCTGGGTCCGCTCAGAAGCGTCGCGGTGAAGAGCGACAAGGCCGTGGGTCCGATGTGGGCCCGGGCGGGCCGCGCGGACAAGGACGTGGGGCATGAGGAGCAGGCCGCCGCTCACGGCCCGTTGCTGGATCTGAACGCCGGCTTCTGAAACCCTCCTCGGGGCAGGCCCTCGCCGCACTTCTCCTGGGCCTGCTCCTCGCGGGTGCCGCCACCGTGGCAAGACTCTTCCTGATGGCCCTCACGGTGGCGGCGCTCCTGGCACCGCGGCCCGCCTTCGCCTATTCGCTCAAGGAGTTGCTCGACAACCGGCTGGATCCGGAGCTGCGGTACAGGACGCTCGAGACGCCCCACTTCTGGATCCACTACCCCGAGGGTTTGGAGGAGATGGCGGGCCGGATTTCGCCCATCGCGGAGTCGGCCCATGAGCGTGTGACCGACGCCCTCCGCGTCGAGCCCCAGGGCAGGACCCACCTCGTCCTGGCCCACCGCTCGGATCAGCCGGAGACGTTCACCTTCGTCTTCCCCCACCGGCAGATCTTCCTGGACATCACCCTCCCGCATCTCGGGATGGGCATGAACGACTTCGCGGACTGGTACGAGTGGCTGCTCGTCCACGAGTACGCCCACGTCGTGCACATGGACCTGACGACGGGGCCGGCGCGAGCCTTGTCCGCGGCATTCGGGAGCTGGCTTCGCCCCAACATGACGACACCCTCCTGGGTGAAGGAGGGGCTGGCCGTCCACCTCGAGTCGACGCTCACGCCCAAGGGGCGGGGGAGTGGCTCGCTCTATCGCATGATGGCGCGCGTCGCGGTGGCCGAGGGCGTGCTGGAGTCGCCGGACAACGCCTCGCTCGACACCATGGCGAATTACGGGCGGTCCACGTGGCCCTGGGGCATCCGCCCCTATCTCTACGGCGCGCTCTTCATGAAGTCGTTGGCCAGCCTCGCCCCCGAGGCACTGCCTCGCTTCATCGCCGGGACGGCGCGCTCGGGCCCCTTCGCCCTCGAGGAGGGGCTGCGGCGCGCGGGCCTCCCAGAGCTCGAGGCGATCCGGACCCGGGCCCTCCAGGACATTCGCGCGCAAGCCGAGCGCGAGCTGGAGGTGATTCGGAGGACGCCCCAGACCCGGCTCGAATACCTGACCCACACGGGGTTCCTGCACTACGGGACGACCCTCTCGCCCGATGGCCGCTGGCTCACCATCTCCCGGCAACGCCCCGAGGAGGATGACGCCATCTTCCGCTTCCCCATCGAGGGAGATCAGGTCGGTCCCCCGGAGTTGGTCACCACCCGGTCCACCGGGTACCAGACGAGCTACTCCCGCTCCGGCCGCTTCCTCGTCTTCGACCAGATGCACCGCGCGAGGCACTACCTCGTCAGCGACCTGTACATCTACGATCTCAAGACGAAGGACTTCGCCAGCATCAGCCCCTGGTTTCGCGCCCGGGATCCGGATGTCCACCCGGACGGGAAGCACCTCGTCTTCGTGGCCAACGTGCAGGGGAAGAACCGCCTCCTGAAGAGCAACACGGCCTGGGAAGAGGTGGAGGACCTCCTCGGAGACGTGGGCGACCGGCGGATCAGCGCACCGCGCTTCTCTCCGGACGGGACGTCGGTGGCGGTGATGCTCCACGACTCCAAGACGGGTGGGGAGGATCTCCTCCTGGCCGGGCCGGAGGGGACGGAAGTCCTGGTGGCGGATGGCGCGCAGAACCGGACGCCGAGCTGGACGCCGGATGGCCGCTACCTCGTCTTCGCCTCGGACCGGGACGGCGTCTTCAACATCCATGCGCTCGAGATGGCCACGCGGCGGCTGTACCGCCTCACCCACACCCTGGGCGGCCTGTTCCATCCCGTCGTGGATCCCTCCTTGCGGTGGGTCTACGCCACCTCCTACGGGGCGCGAGGCTATGACGTGGTGCGCTTCCGCTGGGAGCCACGGGACTGGACCCTGATCTGGGAGCCCCCGGCCCCGGAGCCCGCCAATGCACCCGAGGCACCGTGGGAGTACTGGCCCCTGGCCTGGGAGTGGGCCCCGGAGCCCGACAGCGCACCGGAGGCAACGCCGGTGGAAGCGCCCGTGGAGGAAGTGGCCGCGAAGGGGGAGGACGCAGCGCCCTCCGAGCCAGCGCCTCCCGCCGGCGCGGTGTACCAGGGGTGGCGCAGCCTGGCGCCGCAGTACCTCGTGCCTTCCGTGCTCCTGCGCCCGGGTACGTACCAGCTCGGCATGATGCTGGGCGCGGTGGACCCCTTGTTCCTCCAGCACTACGAGCTGGTGCTCCGCTATGACCTGGCCACCCGGCTCCCGGTGGGCCGGCTCTTCTATTACGACGCGAGAGGGCCGTGGGCGCTGGATGCCGTCCTGGAGCACGACGCCGTCCCCCTCGGCGCCGAGGCCCGGCTGTACCGCTCGCTGGGAGGGAGGGCCAGCCTGAACATCCCCCTGGGCGCGGAGCACTCGTACACCTGGCTGCGGCCGGGCCTGAAGGCGCGGCGCATCGACTACGCCGGGCGCACCGTCGAGGCGGGCGGAGAG
The sequence above is drawn from the Archangium gephyra genome and encodes:
- a CDS encoding trehalase family glycosidase; this encodes MPIRTPSSRLSRSSLTLQNRLSQRLARERAPQPLDTPVVLSATTSSARLAFEVLMALDLDGDGRLTDRDAGRAQERGLRFAVDLELAPGARLELAGAERLSHAADVLAEEILEGRGDVFGLPVERMLEPRTQTLRRLIDDGWKGLVRRSDRAEDLKKALRVMPVKDPQGTQRVYVPARDRKALKKLRAEARRSGGLEMVPLQKPRATGDWEALMRQPGMLYLPRPYIVPGGRFVQMFGWDSYFNARGALTSGHYGLARDMLENQLYELEHYGKIPNSNLSYHLSRTQPPLMPRLALELHAVRADRRLLKRAARAAEQELETVFRTGARATPSGLSRYKDDAEGPDAEDLSKFYADSRPDDAGFHRHDRAIRESGWDMCHRFGQATHHHEPVCLNSLLFQYEMDVAGLLRQVEGEDSLKAARYARAAKARVRTMRTRFWDAEQGLFFDYDFVAGRRSRYECLAAFYPLWTGWASREEAALVAAALPRFLHDGGLTSSSRASREAAGGEDLQWDWPFGWAPHQIIAVEGLRRYGFHAEADAVAYRWLSMVLDIAGSHNGLIKEKYDVVRRSAEVSVEYGNQGADRGALMAPRSERTLGFAWTNASVVLLMDGLSPGLREALDAGIPADRVLGPRDEGGRGRSRKKRASQSVA
- a CDS encoding AAA family ATPase, whose protein sequence is MRIQRIELENFRSFASRTFDLAPSFNLLIGDNGAGKTAILDALAIGAGAIFLGLDGASPPGIHRDDVRRVTHGLGDVPSLEAIYPSRITCSGTVGDTSMDWTRTLEGPKKHTTHGGAGDLARLAENWSEQVRAGAELTLPLVSYYGTGRLWLQRRTRHSTASDGARVLRPGSRLRGYAGCLDPSSDHKGFVSWFKTMELIQLQKGQKLGTLDAVKHSIRKCLRGWDEVLYDVRLGTLVARSQDRQLPFEMLSDGVRNMLAMVGDIAYRTATLNPHLREQAPSKTPGIVLIDELDLHLHPHWQREVVDDLRSVFPAIQFVATTHSPFIIQSLRKNELINLDDPARETLPSRSIEDIAEEVMGVEVPQRSHRHKEMMAAARAYYEALEEAKGTSGERLEELKRRLDELSAPFSDDVAYHAFLEMQRRAAKLPGDAG
- a CDS encoding HNH endonuclease, with protein sequence MVRGSWPLDAEGKPRSFPEYSEARGELIARMGEYCSFCESQLNASLAVEHVLPKERHPEYELDWNNFLLACVNCNSTKGDKPIKLASYYWPDRDNTARAFSYGADGVVRPAPGLTDEQQQIAQRTIGLTGLDKTPKTHAKASDRRWMHRRDAWGRAERARVCLATHDTEAMRQSIVEQATALGFWSIWMTVFAADLDMRRRLITAFVGTPVDCFDARTLEPAHRPGGAL
- a CDS encoding LPS-assembly protein LptD, encoding MVVLLLTLALTTASGQLPVPASPGELLGDTVELKGDLRVETEPGVLIVARKNAVLRSGTSVIRADEISYNHTTQVAEARGNVLLVMRGLVGFAERLTLDRQTRTLTAENANGEGAAFVQKENVTPEELAAQETAEQLAKVGKNAFSFTTRGLRIEEDGSYVLEESSFTPCDCDVTTPTWRISTSSAKLKPDESATLTLPAVRVYGVPVLLLPWVYLPLAQRASGLLLPEVTGSGLSGFQLDQPVFLTLGRSYDLTLSPGYAFGTEPADPTRGSLGVKGPRLSTELRYVPLADPEGHPAMEGRLWMQLVYDLKPERDPLNYNVLAPGAPPRGLRGWGLLEHRQKLGNDFFARADVKLFSDGFLFADTTTNSAFARSYYYVPSTATVYHRGTDDYAGLALAYRQDIRWGHPLFGDAPRPPVFQELPTLRYALPTVPLLGPLSGGVEVELSRLSPIDGLLGDEGTDGIHWPLLPDADGTQGNGRFDPGERQARTRLDVMPRVNATFDLGGVLRLTPYLAVRESLYLYEATRETNHRGYGMVGAHLDTELSRVFGEGANALRHSIRPSVEVRAVPHVFGQGSPQVYDEVDAAVPANGFFQGQVALRQKLLARAGPSGTRELGRLDVVQSVDFLERRLGETSGRILAVLGPVTAEARGRLDLFTPETEERLTQVSARIGWSIIPDRLSVSTGYERALASSEQVRRPIDMLLPPPLAPQEPGPSAGASCSSADAFINKPIDHLLLGAETRLPFGLNVGYGAEVQRKDPARCDVAELFSQTLSVSFSPSCDCWRLNSWARVGPGTSFDWGLSVTVLNLGTFGR
- a CDS encoding TolB family protein produces the protein MARLFLMALTVAALLAPRPAFAYSLKELLDNRLDPELRYRTLETPHFWIHYPEGLEEMAGRISPIAESAHERVTDALRVEPQGRTHLVLAHRSDQPETFTFVFPHRQIFLDITLPHLGMGMNDFADWYEWLLVHEYAHVVHMDLTTGPARALSAAFGSWLRPNMTTPSWVKEGLAVHLESTLTPKGRGSGSLYRMMARVAVAEGVLESPDNASLDTMANYGRSTWPWGIRPYLYGALFMKSLASLAPEALPRFIAGTARSGPFALEEGLRRAGLPELEAIRTRALQDIRAQAERELEVIRRTPQTRLEYLTHTGFLHYGTTLSPDGRWLTISRQRPEEDDAIFRFPIEGDQVGPPELVTTRSTGYQTSYSRSGRFLVFDQMHRARHYLVSDLYIYDLKTKDFASISPWFRARDPDVHPDGKHLVFVANVQGKNRLLKSNTAWEEVEDLLGDVGDRRISAPRFSPDGTSVAVMLHDSKTGGEDLLLAGPEGTEVLVADGAQNRTPSWTPDGRYLVFASDRDGVFNIHALEMATRRLYRLTHTLGGLFHPVVDPSLRWVYATSYGARGYDVVRFRWEPRDWTLIWEPPAPEPANAPEAPWEYWPLAWEWAPEPDSAPEATPVEAPVEEVAAKGEDAAPSEPAPPAGAVYQGWRSLAPQYLVPSVLLRPGTYQLGMMLGAVDPLFLQHYELVLRYDLATRLPVGRLFYYDARGPWALDAVLEHDAVPLGAEARLYRSLGGRASLNIPLGAEHSYTWLRPGLKARRIDYAGRTVEAGGELALISDTEFRQLGYSFAESGSYARAGVEGWWNFARGTALMTARLSLRTHQPLLWHRHVLHLELEGAAYLLGRQVPNAVFAVGGQESFPFSLRSPLLLHGYSPNAIATPQALVATAHYTFPLAELGRGLGTLPLSLQRTSAALRLQAAAIDSLRPERLPLSAGVELHQDLMVGDLFGLSAQLGVYQGVPALGGGLRFLFMLTSNEGGVESAAERGGSRPVH